A section of the Devosia rhizoryzae genome encodes:
- a CDS encoding carbohydrate ABC transporter permease has product MARQRKLTAQTVAKLVLVPTILLCAIGFYGSILWTFVISFTTSGMLPQYNFAGFDQYIKLFGMDRWHTAYTNMFVFGFLYIACSLAFGTLLAIALDQGIRAQNVFQTIFLYPIALSFIVTGLAWQWFLNPTTGLQQFVRDMGVSDFTFDWLTRPDMAIYTLVIAGVWHAAGLMMAIMFAGLRSVDGEIWRAARVEGIPKTTMYRRVILPMLKPVIVTCVVLLSMDVIKSYELIVAMTGGGPGYATDVPAKFVVDNLFDRANIGRASAAAVLMLLSVLAILGISALLGRRKVVEA; this is encoded by the coding sequence ATGGCCAGGCAACGGAAATTAACCGCGCAGACGGTCGCCAAGCTCGTGCTGGTACCGACCATCCTGCTCTGCGCGATAGGCTTTTATGGCTCGATACTCTGGACCTTTGTGATTTCGTTCACGACGTCGGGCATGCTGCCGCAATATAACTTTGCCGGCTTCGACCAGTATATCAAACTGTTCGGCATGGACCGCTGGCACACGGCCTACACCAATATGTTCGTGTTCGGCTTCCTTTACATTGCCTGTTCACTGGCCTTTGGCACCCTCCTCGCCATAGCGCTCGATCAAGGCATCCGCGCGCAGAACGTCTTCCAGACCATTTTCCTTTATCCGATCGCCCTTAGCTTCATCGTCACCGGCCTTGCCTGGCAGTGGTTCCTCAATCCCACCACGGGCCTGCAGCAATTCGTGCGTGACATGGGCGTGTCCGATTTTACTTTCGACTGGCTGACCCGTCCGGACATGGCCATCTATACGCTGGTGATCGCCGGCGTCTGGCACGCGGCCGGGCTGATGATGGCGATCATGTTTGCCGGCCTGCGCTCGGTCGACGGAGAAATCTGGCGCGCCGCGCGGGTCGAAGGCATTCCCAAGACCACCATGTATCGCCGGGTGATCCTGCCGATGCTCAAGCCCGTAATCGTCACCTGCGTCGTGCTGCTCTCGATGGACGTCATCAAGAGCTATGAGCTGATTGTCGCCATGACCGGCGGCGGACCAGGCTATGCCACCGACGTTCCGGCCAAGTTCGTGGTCGACAATCTTTTCGACCGTGCCAATATCGGCCGCGCCTCGGCGGCTGCAGTGCTGATGCTGCTGTCGGTTCTCGCAATTCTCGGGATCTCGGCCTTGCTCGGCCGTCGCAAGGTGGTTGAAGCATGA
- a CDS encoding ABC transporter substrate-binding protein, producing the protein MKKSVLAVSALSLLAATTAQAQDKPVVDVVHWLTAGAESAAIKVLADEVTARGGEWIDSAAPGGGGDASAMMMSRIAGGNPPGVAFLAMGPGALELGDQGALRDVTDVATANGLDQVTQVMVDISTSADGKLYALPIGLETQNLMWFSPPVFEAAGFEVPSTWSEFLEQAPAIREAGFIPMATGAQGWQLGILFSSVILDAGGADLYRSVVMEHDAQMAAGPEMLAAFTTLRGLADAGDPGSANRAWNDTLNLVAEGQAAVQVMGSWAGAELENMGLEQGTQWDCALTPGSNAVIVEGAGFEFPIVSDPAALAGQDLFIEVMMDPAVQTEFARLKGAVPPRADADSSGLSSCTQIAAEALANPDEGGLATMGASVSSDNWGQIQDFLANFWANPSVTPEDAAQQFAAIIGTEE; encoded by the coding sequence ATGAAGAAATCAGTTCTCGCTGTTTCGGCTCTGTCCTTGCTGGCTGCCACCACCGCACAGGCACAGGATAAACCTGTGGTAGACGTGGTTCACTGGCTGACAGCCGGCGCCGAATCCGCCGCCATCAAGGTTCTGGCCGACGAAGTCACCGCCCGCGGCGGCGAATGGATCGATTCCGCGGCTCCGGGCGGCGGCGGTGACGCCAGCGCCATGATGATGAGCCGCATCGCTGGCGGCAACCCGCCCGGCGTCGCGTTCCTCGCCATGGGTCCGGGCGCGCTCGAGCTGGGTGACCAGGGCGCTCTGCGCGACGTCACCGATGTCGCGACAGCCAACGGCCTCGACCAGGTCACCCAGGTCATGGTCGACATCTCGACCTCAGCCGATGGCAAGCTCTACGCCCTGCCGATTGGCCTCGAAACGCAGAACTTGATGTGGTTCTCCCCGCCGGTGTTTGAAGCAGCGGGTTTCGAAGTCCCGTCCACCTGGAGCGAATTCCTCGAACAGGCACCCGCCATCCGCGAAGCGGGCTTTATTCCCATGGCAACCGGCGCCCAGGGCTGGCAGCTCGGCATCCTGTTCTCGAGCGTCATCCTTGATGCCGGTGGCGCCGATCTCTACCGCTCCGTGGTGATGGAGCACGATGCCCAAATGGCCGCCGGACCTGAAATGCTCGCCGCCTTCACGACCCTGCGTGGCCTCGCCGATGCCGGCGATCCTGGCTCCGCCAACCGTGCCTGGAACGACACCCTCAATCTCGTCGCCGAAGGCCAGGCGGCCGTTCAGGTCATGGGCAGCTGGGCCGGTGCCGAGCTCGAGAATATGGGCCTTGAACAGGGTACCCAATGGGATTGCGCCCTGACCCCGGGGAGCAACGCCGTCATCGTCGAAGGCGCAGGCTTCGAATTCCCCATCGTCAGCGATCCCGCCGCCCTGGCCGGACAGGATCTTTTCATCGAAGTGATGATGGATCCGGCCGTGCAGACCGAGTTCGCCCGCCTCAAGGGCGCCGTTCCGCCGCGCGCCGATGCGGATAGCAGCGGTCTCTCGAGCTGCACCCAGATTGCGGCGGAAGCCCTGGCCAATCCCGATGAGGGCGGTCTCGCCACCATGGGCGCCAGCGTGTCTTCCGACAACTGGGGGCAGATTCAGGACTTCCTCGCCAACTTCTGGGCCAATCCGAGCGTAACGCCGGAAGACGCCGCCCAGCAGTTCGCTGCCATCATCGGCACCGAAGAATAA